A DNA window from Christiangramia salexigens contains the following coding sequences:
- a CDS encoding M20/M25/M40 family metallo-hydrolase, whose protein sequence is MIHKKITTLGLSLILCFVFVNTSAQNLDRTEKKIIRTVEKNNDDALKFLEKVVNINSGTLNLKGVEKTGMVFKAAFDDIGMDTRWINMPEEMNRAGHLFASTNGNKGKKLLLIGHLDTVFEEDSPFQSFKKINDSIAHAPGGNDMKGGNVIILYALKALHDNGLLKDAQIIAAFTGDEESTGKPLSVSRKDLIEAAQKSDIALGFETSTGFNYATIARRGSSGWKLETSGKRAHSSGIFSENTGAGAIFEMSRILNEFYNEVKGEEFLTFNPGVLLGGTFIDYDDKKSKGTAFGKTNVVSQTAMVEGGLRFISEEQKENARNKMREIVKENLPHTSAEISFTDSYPAMGPTEGNKQLLSKLNKVSLDLGQGEVIAYDPAKRGAADISFIAEYVDGLDGLGTMGSGAHTPEETVNLNTFADLTKRTAILIYRLINEK, encoded by the coding sequence ATGATCCATAAAAAAATAACCACTCTTGGGCTATCCCTAATCTTGTGTTTTGTATTTGTAAACACTTCTGCTCAAAATCTAGACAGAACGGAAAAAAAGATCATTCGTACTGTAGAAAAGAATAATGATGACGCGCTGAAATTTCTTGAAAAAGTAGTGAATATTAACAGTGGAACCCTGAATTTAAAAGGGGTGGAAAAAACCGGAATGGTCTTTAAAGCCGCTTTTGATGATATTGGGATGGATACCAGATGGATCAATATGCCTGAAGAAATGAACAGAGCAGGCCATTTATTTGCCAGTACCAATGGAAATAAAGGCAAAAAACTCTTGCTAATTGGTCATTTGGATACGGTTTTTGAGGAAGATAGTCCGTTTCAGAGTTTCAAGAAGATCAACGATAGTATAGCTCACGCCCCCGGAGGCAATGATATGAAAGGTGGAAATGTAATCATCCTATATGCATTAAAGGCTCTGCACGACAATGGTCTTCTCAAGGACGCGCAGATCATCGCTGCTTTTACTGGAGATGAAGAAAGCACCGGCAAACCCTTATCTGTAAGTCGTAAGGATCTTATAGAGGCCGCTCAAAAAAGCGATATAGCTCTGGGCTTCGAGACTTCCACTGGTTTCAATTATGCAACAATAGCACGGCGAGGATCTTCTGGATGGAAACTTGAAACCAGCGGTAAACGTGCTCACTCTTCCGGCATATTCTCAGAAAATACCGGGGCGGGAGCCATTTTTGAAATGTCCAGGATCCTAAATGAATTTTATAATGAAGTGAAAGGAGAAGAATTCCTAACGTTTAATCCCGGAGTTTTACTGGGAGGTACTTTCATAGATTACGATGACAAAAAAAGCAAAGGCACTGCTTTTGGAAAAACCAATGTCGTATCGCAAACAGCAATGGTAGAAGGCGGACTAAGATTCATCTCTGAAGAACAAAAAGAAAATGCACGCAATAAAATGCGTGAGATCGTAAAAGAAAATCTTCCGCACACTTCAGCAGAGATCAGTTTTACAGATAGCTATCCAGCCATGGGGCCTACCGAAGGAAATAAACAATTGCTTTCAAAACTCAATAAGGTAAGTCTGGATCTTGGTCAGGGAGAAGTGATCGCATACGATCCGGCAAAACGAGGAGCAGCCGATATTTCATTTATAGCAGAATATGTAGATGGCCTGGATGGTTTAGGAACCATGGGATCGGGGGCACATACGCCCGAAGAAACCGTAAATCTTAATACCTTTGCCGATCTAACCAAAAGAACAGCCATCTTAATATACAGGCTGATAAATGAAAAATAG
- a CDS encoding PepSY-like domain-containing protein: protein MLRNQIKFSGLFLGLILLASCSDDDAAPVQEIDLNAKAFKADMHVRTSSLPQSILNYVTENYPNLTIREAEIEDNNNYEVELSNGLELIFDSNGNFLGIDDDDNDDFDDEHIAIADIPQKIKDFIAANFGQYTIEEAERENNGNYEIELSNDIELIFDSNGNFLGIAVDENEDEDEDGDVDINPSDLPQVIKDYISENYPDRTIIEAEIEEDGNYEVTLNNGVELEFDSEGNFLKADDNNGDDEEDD from the coding sequence ATGTTAAGAAATCAAATTAAATTCAGCGGACTGTTTTTGGGGCTAATTCTATTAGCTTCATGCTCTGATGACGACGCAGCACCGGTTCAGGAGATAGATCTCAATGCAAAGGCCTTTAAGGCCGATATGCATGTTAGAACTTCTTCCTTGCCTCAGTCCATCCTAAATTATGTGACCGAAAATTACCCTAATCTTACCATCAGAGAGGCAGAAATAGAGGATAATAACAATTATGAGGTCGAGTTAAGCAATGGCCTCGAACTCATTTTTGATTCCAACGGAAATTTTCTGGGTATAGATGACGATGATAATGATGATTTTGATGATGAACATATTGCAATCGCAGATATTCCACAGAAAATCAAAGACTTTATTGCAGCAAATTTTGGCCAGTATACTATCGAAGAGGCGGAGCGGGAGAATAACGGTAATTATGAAATTGAACTAAGTAATGACATTGAGTTGATCTTTGATAGCAACGGGAATTTTCTGGGGATAGCCGTAGATGAAAATGAGGATGAGGATGAAGACGGGGATGTAGATATAAACCCATCAGATCTACCACAGGTAATTAAGGATTATATCAGTGAAAACTATCCCGATAGGACTATCATAGAGGCTGAGATCGAAGAAGACGGTAATTATGAGGTGACTCTGAATAACGGAGTGGAACTCGAATTTGATTCAGAGGGAAATTTTCTCAAAGCAGATGATAATAACGGCGATGATGAAGAAGATGATTAG
- a CDS encoding DUF1801 domain-containing protein, with product MKIDAASPNEYISQLPEDRKTVISKLRQIILDNIPNGFEETMSYGMIGYVIPHSTYPAGYHCDSKLPLPFLNLASQKNYIAIYHSGIYADKGLHDWFVEEFIKETGKKPDMGKSCIRFKDLNKIPYELIKSLVGKISPQEWIRMYESRGSRS from the coding sequence ATGAAGATCGATGCAGCCTCGCCAAATGAATATATCAGCCAACTACCGGAAGATCGCAAGACCGTTATAAGCAAACTGAGACAGATCATCCTTGATAATATTCCGAATGGCTTTGAAGAAACCATGAGCTATGGCATGATTGGTTACGTAATACCTCATTCTACCTATCCGGCGGGTTACCACTGTGACTCAAAACTTCCGCTACCCTTTCTAAATTTAGCCTCTCAAAAGAATTATATCGCCATTTATCATTCTGGAATTTATGCGGATAAAGGTTTACATGACTGGTTCGTTGAAGAATTCATAAAAGAGACAGGTAAAAAGCCTGATATGGGAAAAAGCTGCATCAGATTCAAGGATCTCAATAAGATCCCATATGAACTCATCAAAAGTCTGGTTGGCAAAATATCCCCACAAGAATGGATTAGAATGTATGAATCCCGCGGAAGTAGAAGTTAA
- a CDS encoding alpha/beta hydrolase yields the protein MKSILLTFCSLFLFTFFTYSQSTASARVSTFQIEAPQLDTIKKIWIYLPKSYESSDLQYPVVYMHDAQNLFDKETSYVGEWQVDETLDSLSSPEAIIVGIEHGGDKRIDELTPFANEKYGGGKADRYLEFIRYTLKPHIDATYRSLKSPENTSIFGSSLGGLVSFYGALKYPDTFGQAGVYSPSFWFSDKIYTYVRERSIPSEMKFYFLVGTEESEDMVPNTEEMINLLKNAGVKNENIKARYIEGGKHNEALWSKYFPESFIWLIK from the coding sequence ATGAAATCAATACTACTTACATTCTGCTCCTTATTTCTGTTCACTTTTTTCACCTATTCTCAAAGTACGGCTTCAGCCAGGGTGTCAACTTTTCAAATAGAAGCTCCACAACTGGACACTATCAAGAAGATCTGGATCTATTTGCCTAAATCCTATGAATCATCAGATCTCCAGTACCCTGTTGTGTATATGCACGATGCCCAAAATTTATTTGACAAGGAAACTTCCTATGTTGGAGAATGGCAGGTTGACGAAACCCTGGATAGTCTAAGTTCCCCGGAAGCAATTATAGTAGGAATTGAACACGGTGGAGATAAACGGATCGACGAATTAACCCCTTTTGCTAATGAAAAATATGGTGGTGGAAAGGCAGACCGGTATCTCGAGTTTATTAGATATACTCTTAAACCACATATAGACGCTACCTACCGAAGTTTGAAATCTCCGGAAAACACATCGATTTTCGGATCCTCTCTTGGCGGTCTGGTATCGTTCTATGGCGCCTTAAAATATCCGGATACCTTCGGCCAGGCTGGAGTGTATTCACCTTCATTCTGGTTTAGCGATAAGATCTATACCTATGTTCGGGAAAGATCTATTCCATCTGAAATGAAATTCTATTTTCTTGTAGGAACCGAAGAAAGCGAAGACATGGTTCCCAATACAGAAGAAATGATAAACCTGCTGAAAAATGCAGGCGTTAAAAATGAAAATATCAAAGCACGCTATATTGAAGGCGGTAAACATAATGAAGCTCTATGGAGCAAATATTTCCCCGAATCCTTTATCTGGCTCATTAAATAA
- a CDS encoding S9 family peptidase — protein MLKIHKPVIVVFFLLFSSFLLNAQVQNEFDYLDVFQLEYADDPQISPDGKFVVYRRTGFDIMNDKSRGDLWIIDLDDPDNHRKLNSDEFNESDARWSPSGNRIAYVRKTDQGDEIYMYWLKSGVTAKLTQLENKPSNLTWAPDGKTLAFTMKVNAKAPVIAKTPEKPEGAKWAEAPRITDRLKHEADGQGYLKPGFTHIFKISAEGGTPTQITSGDFNHSGKLSWTPDSKKIYFSANRAEDWEYDFRNSEVYSVDVNNGTIEQFTDRNGPDENPLVSPDGKYIAYLGHEDKVQAYQINKLQLMQINGSNKRTVSANFDRSISQPVWAKDGKGLYFMYNDLGNTKIGFIDLKGKIKDIVKNVGGTSLGRPYASGSFSVSGSGDIAYTLSKPDRPSDVAVIEEKRKNLRIITSLNEDLLGNKNLGKVEEIWYKSSVDKRDIQGWIVYPPNYDPNKEYPLLVENHGGPILNYGPHFSAEMQLYASHGYVVFYPNPRGSTSYGEEFGNLLYNNYPGEDYNDVMDGVDEVIKKVSINTNELFVTGGSAGGIMTAWIIGKTNRFAAAVVAKPVMNWISKTLVADNYFGYADSRYPGQPWENFETYWKFSPISLVGNVETPTMVMVGMDDLRTPPSEAKQLYHALKIRKIESVLVEIPEASHGIAAKPSNLNTKIAHTIAWFEKFRK, from the coding sequence ATGTTAAAAATTCATAAACCCGTTATTGTAGTCTTTTTTCTGCTTTTTAGCAGTTTTTTGTTGAACGCTCAGGTTCAAAACGAATTTGATTATCTCGATGTATTTCAACTTGAATATGCAGATGACCCTCAAATCTCACCAGATGGAAAATTTGTTGTTTACAGGCGTACGGGTTTTGATATTATGAACGACAAGTCGCGAGGTGATCTATGGATTATCGACCTTGATGATCCAGATAATCATAGAAAGCTTAATAGCGATGAGTTTAATGAAAGCGATGCGCGCTGGTCGCCGTCCGGGAACCGGATAGCCTATGTAAGGAAGACCGATCAAGGTGACGAGATCTATATGTATTGGTTAAAAAGTGGTGTAACCGCTAAACTCACGCAACTAGAGAATAAACCATCAAATTTAACATGGGCGCCAGATGGCAAGACCCTGGCTTTTACTATGAAGGTGAATGCCAAAGCGCCTGTAATAGCAAAAACTCCTGAGAAACCTGAAGGAGCCAAGTGGGCAGAGGCTCCAAGAATTACAGATAGATTAAAGCATGAAGCCGATGGACAGGGTTACCTCAAACCCGGTTTTACCCATATCTTTAAAATTTCGGCTGAAGGAGGAACGCCAACTCAGATCACTTCAGGAGACTTCAATCATTCCGGTAAGCTTTCCTGGACCCCAGATTCAAAAAAAATCTATTTCTCGGCTAACCGAGCTGAGGACTGGGAGTATGATTTCAGAAATAGTGAAGTCTATTCCGTAGATGTCAATAACGGAACTATAGAACAGTTTACCGATAGAAATGGTCCGGATGAGAATCCGTTGGTTTCGCCAGATGGAAAGTATATTGCCTATTTGGGCCATGAAGATAAGGTACAGGCATACCAGATAAACAAATTACAGTTAATGCAAATTAATGGCAGTAATAAAAGAACTGTCTCGGCAAACTTCGATCGTAGCATTAGTCAGCCGGTTTGGGCAAAAGATGGAAAAGGCCTTTATTTTATGTATAATGACCTTGGGAATACCAAAATAGGCTTCATAGATCTAAAAGGGAAGATTAAAGACATTGTAAAAAATGTTGGAGGGACAAGTCTGGGTAGGCCTTATGCCAGCGGAAGTTTTAGCGTTTCGGGCTCCGGAGATATCGCTTATACCCTTTCTAAACCCGACAGGCCATCGGATGTGGCTGTAATTGAAGAAAAAAGAAAGAACCTTAGAATAATTACATCGCTTAATGAGGATCTATTAGGAAACAAAAACCTGGGAAAGGTCGAGGAGATCTGGTATAAATCTTCTGTAGATAAGCGTGATATACAGGGCTGGATAGTTTATCCTCCCAATTATGATCCGAATAAAGAATATCCCTTACTGGTAGAAAATCACGGGGGGCCAATTCTTAATTATGGTCCGCATTTTTCTGCAGAAATGCAATTATATGCTTCACATGGGTATGTGGTCTTTTATCCTAACCCTAGGGGAAGTACGAGTTATGGTGAAGAGTTTGGGAACCTGCTTTACAATAATTATCCGGGAGAAGATTATAATGATGTGATGGACGGGGTAGATGAGGTGATCAAGAAGGTAAGTATCAATACGAATGAGTTATTTGTGACCGGTGGGAGTGCCGGCGGGATCATGACGGCCTGGATAATTGGAAAAACGAACAGATTTGCTGCAGCGGTGGTTGCCAAGCCGGTAATGAACTGGATAAGCAAAACACTTGTAGCCGATAATTATTTTGGTTATGCAGATTCCCGTTATCCGGGACAGCCCTGGGAAAATTTTGAAACTTACTGGAAATTCTCACCAATATCATTGGTTGGAAATGTTGAGACTCCAACTATGGTGATGGTAGGAATGGATGACCTAAGGACACCGCCAAGTGAAGCCAAGCAATTATATCACGCCTTGAAAATAAGGAAGATAGAGAGCGTTTTGGTTGAAATCCCGGAGGCCTCTCATGGCATTGCTGCAAAACCGAGTAATCTCAATACAAAGATCGCACACACAATTGCCTGGTTTGAGAAATTCAGGAAATAG
- a CDS encoding TonB-dependent receptor: MIPTLKRLKLLFLFMLVPMVTWAQTPVKGKLVSDKGEGIPFATIQEKGTSNGTTTDENGNFEFEVTQFPTTLIASYVGYEKKEQTIDSEQDIVITLVESGFGLDEVVVTGNRAKPRTILDSPNAIDNISVKELKGSGQPTIEGMLTFKVPSFNAQNQAISDATAHYDPADLRGLGPSRTLVLINGKRKNQSAQVYLNRTPGKGEVGVDLKSIPTAAIANVEVLRDGASAQYGSDAIAGVINMVLKEDVEYTTVSSKAGITSEGDGFNFTADMNTAFNFGDGGYVNLTLGYFKQNMTNRAGTPGTDDLPGDARPNEVLWAQNNPDLGMKVGLPDMEKKDLFVNLAHPVGENSEFYSFHGYTTRTGRSFAYYRAPYWRRGVADAGFLTRPEDFFGYQPTFETEIDDHINVIGLEWNLSDLWSVDFSGTYGANSVFYTVNNSVNRDYLADNGTSPTTFYPGGYRLQNGIANIDVTGLLTEDINLAMGLEYKKEFFRAYEGDKRSYYKGGSDSFAGVKPQEAGSWDRSNFAAYAELNYDITDALLLGVAGRYEDFSDFDDNFSWKINGRYKLGEDGAIRGSYSTGFRAPTLHQRHLTNSQYIIVAGSNEPLLQGTLANNSPAVEALGVPNLFAETSRNFTAGITYKLSKHFYGSVDFYQIDVDDRILFSSQISSDGDPSTVNPVEQILENNNVVAVQFFINAGDTRTRGADVVLNYNSFEGFKASLGANFNETEINAISTPSALAQNGYNIFAREERGLITNSRPKSKIILGLSQELGKWDFDLNNTRFGKVTITAPESGGTDQPLSAKIVTDFSATYNFTDRLSFTGNINNIFDVYPDITLASTNTAGAGGRFLYSSEVQQMGQLGTNFSVGLNWEF; the protein is encoded by the coding sequence ATGATCCCTACTTTAAAAAGATTAAAGCTTCTTTTTTTGTTTATGCTTGTTCCCATGGTCACATGGGCTCAAACCCCTGTAAAAGGAAAACTCGTTAGTGACAAAGGTGAAGGAATTCCATTTGCCACTATCCAGGAAAAAGGTACCTCTAATGGTACAACTACCGATGAAAATGGAAACTTTGAATTTGAAGTTACCCAGTTTCCAACTACGCTTATTGCTTCTTATGTTGGTTACGAAAAAAAGGAACAAACCATTGATTCTGAGCAAGACATTGTAATAACACTTGTGGAATCTGGTTTTGGACTCGATGAAGTGGTTGTAACTGGTAACCGGGCTAAACCCCGTACTATCCTTGACTCACCTAATGCAATAGATAATATTAGTGTGAAAGAATTAAAGGGAAGTGGCCAGCCGACGATTGAAGGAATGTTGACCTTTAAGGTTCCTTCCTTTAATGCACAAAACCAGGCAATCTCAGATGCCACGGCGCATTATGATCCTGCAGATCTAAGAGGATTAGGACCAAGTAGAACTTTGGTATTGATCAATGGAAAACGTAAAAACCAGAGTGCTCAGGTTTATCTAAACCGTACTCCTGGTAAGGGAGAGGTTGGAGTTGACCTTAAAAGTATTCCTACTGCAGCAATTGCAAACGTAGAAGTATTAAGAGATGGTGCATCAGCACAATATGGTTCTGATGCGATTGCCGGTGTAATTAACATGGTACTTAAAGAAGATGTGGAATACACCACTGTGTCTTCAAAGGCAGGAATCACCTCAGAAGGAGATGGATTCAACTTTACAGCAGATATGAACACCGCCTTCAATTTTGGTGATGGTGGTTACGTTAACCTTACTTTAGGTTACTTCAAGCAGAATATGACTAACCGTGCGGGAACACCAGGAACAGATGACCTCCCTGGAGATGCCAGACCTAACGAGGTACTTTGGGCTCAAAATAACCCAGACCTTGGAATGAAAGTAGGTTTGCCAGATATGGAGAAAAAAGACCTTTTTGTGAACCTTGCTCACCCTGTAGGAGAAAATAGCGAATTCTATTCTTTCCATGGATATACTACAAGAACAGGACGTAGTTTTGCATACTACAGAGCTCCTTACTGGAGAAGAGGTGTAGCAGACGCAGGATTCCTAACTCGTCCAGAAGATTTCTTCGGATATCAGCCAACATTCGAAACCGAAATTGACGACCATATTAATGTAATTGGTTTAGAATGGAATCTAAGTGATTTATGGAGCGTAGATTTTAGTGGTACCTACGGCGCTAACTCTGTTTTCTATACGGTTAACAATTCTGTTAACAGAGATTATCTTGCTGACAACGGTACTTCACCAACTACTTTCTATCCAGGTGGATATCGTTTACAAAATGGAATTGCCAATATAGATGTTACTGGTTTATTAACCGAAGATATCAACCTTGCAATGGGTCTTGAGTACAAAAAAGAATTCTTTAGAGCCTATGAGGGCGATAAGCGTTCTTACTATAAAGGCGGTTCAGATTCATTTGCCGGTGTTAAACCTCAGGAAGCTGGTAGCTGGGATCGAAGCAACTTTGCAGCCTACGCAGAATTAAATTACGATATAACAGATGCCCTACTTTTAGGAGTTGCAGGTAGATATGAGGATTTCTCAGATTTCGACGATAACTTCTCTTGGAAGATAAATGGTAGATATAAGTTAGGTGAAGATGGAGCCATTAGAGGTTCTTACTCTACAGGTTTCCGTGCACCAACCTTGCACCAAAGACACCTTACAAATAGCCAGTATATCATTGTAGCTGGTTCCAACGAACCACTACTACAAGGTACTCTTGCAAATAACAGTCCGGCAGTTGAGGCTCTTGGAGTACCAAACCTTTTCGCTGAAACTTCAAGAAACTTTACTGCTGGTATTACCTATAAGCTATCCAAGCATTTCTACGGATCTGTAGATTTCTACCAAATAGATGTGGATGACAGGATCTTATTCTCTTCTCAGATTAGTTCAGATGGAGACCCTTCTACTGTAAACCCTGTAGAACAGATTCTTGAAAACAATAATGTTGTTGCAGTACAATTCTTCATCAATGCAGGTGATACAAGAACAAGAGGGGCTGACGTTGTACTTAATTACAACAGTTTTGAAGGATTTAAAGCTTCTCTTGGAGCAAACTTCAACGAGACAGAAATTAATGCAATTTCCACTCCTTCTGCCCTAGCTCAAAATGGTTATAACATTTTTGCTCGTGAAGAAAGAGGTCTTATTACTAACTCTCGTCCAAAATCCAAGATCATTCTTGGATTATCTCAGGAACTTGGAAAATGGGATTTCGATCTAAACAATACGAGATTTGGCAAGGTAACAATTACTGCTCCTGAATCTGGTGGTACAGATCAGCCACTTTCTGCTAAGATTGTAACTGATTTTAGTGCAACTTATAATTTTACAGATAGATTAAGCTTTACAGGTAACATCAATAACATCTTTGATGTATATCCAGATATTACTCTTGCTTCTACTAATACTGCAGGTGCGGGAGGAAGATTCTTATACTCTTCTGAAGTTCAGCAAATGGGTCAATTAGGTACTAACTTTAGTGTCGGATTGAACTGGGAATTCTAG
- a CDS encoding short chain dehydrogenase, which yields MKILIIGAKGTIGKVVTSALEKNHEVIKAGKTSGDIQVDISDSKTIEKMFKSVGPVDSIICIAGDAKWASFNELSEDDFYIGIKSKLMGQVNLVRIGKNYLNKGGSFTLTTGILADHPVDKTTSAAMVNGGIHSFVKAVSLELSNDHRINVVSSDLVEDAKDKYEDYFPGHTPVPMNKVKDAYIKSVLGKPNGEIIRVLA from the coding sequence ATGAAAATATTAATTATCGGGGCAAAAGGAACAATAGGAAAAGTAGTTACCAGCGCCCTGGAGAAAAACCATGAAGTGATCAAGGCCGGAAAAACTTCGGGCGATATACAGGTAGATATATCTGATTCAAAAACCATCGAAAAGATGTTCAAATCTGTTGGACCGGTAGATAGCATTATCTGTATTGCCGGAGATGCAAAATGGGCCAGCTTTAATGAACTCTCTGAAGATGATTTCTATATTGGAATTAAAAGTAAGCTAATGGGACAGGTGAATCTTGTGAGAATAGGAAAGAACTATCTAAATAAAGGAGGGTCTTTTACCTTAACAACAGGAATACTCGCAGACCATCCCGTAGACAAGACTACCAGTGCTGCCATGGTAAATGGCGGAATTCACAGTTTTGTAAAAGCTGTTTCCCTGGAATTGAGCAATGATCACAGGATCAATGTTGTTTCCTCTGATCTTGTGGAAGATGCCAAGGATAAATATGAGGATTACTTCCCCGGTCATACTCCTGTACCGATGAATAAGGTTAAGGACGCCTATATTAAATCAGTCTTAGGCAAACCTAATGGTGAAATTATCAGGGTTCTCGCTTAA
- a CDS encoding DUF4168 domain-containing protein, with the protein MKMKNLLSSLLFALVIGSASVMAQAPATPQQPVQVEASKAELTEFAQVFQKMRMVNQQAQQEMVQVVKEENFELQRFNEIHQAKMNPQKEVETSEEEEKKYALVVAELETIQPKFQKKMQTIISNSDLSMERYQQLAMALRSDKELQKRLQAIMQG; encoded by the coding sequence ATGAAAATGAAGAATTTATTAAGCAGTCTGCTATTTGCATTAGTTATAGGAAGTGCCTCAGTAATGGCACAAGCCCCGGCAACGCCACAGCAGCCTGTACAAGTTGAAGCAAGTAAAGCCGAATTGACTGAATTTGCCCAGGTTTTCCAGAAAATGAGAATGGTAAATCAACAGGCTCAGCAGGAAATGGTTCAGGTGGTAAAAGAGGAAAATTTCGAATTACAAAGATTCAATGAGATCCACCAGGCGAAAATGAATCCTCAGAAAGAAGTTGAAACTTCAGAAGAGGAAGAAAAGAAATATGCATTAGTAGTAGCCGAACTTGAAACCATTCAGCCAAAGTTCCAGAAGAAGATGCAGACTATCATTTCCAACAGCGATCTAAGCATGGAAAGATATCAGCAACTTGCTATGGCTTTAAGAAGCGATAAGGAATTGCAAAAGAGACTTCAGGCAATTATGCAGGGATAG
- a CDS encoding MFS transporter, giving the protein MVFSQFCCTSMWFAGNAVMTDLVRNYELSSSALGHLTSAVQFGFIAGTLLFAILNIADRNSPSKVFFYCALTGAILNLGILIPSANILSLLSLRFLTGFSLAGIYPIGMKIAADHFKDGLGRSLGFLVGALVLGTAFPHLLKSITTSVELDWRLVIVFTSILSILGGTLIFTSIPDGPYRRLRKTTDLLTAIKVFRHKDFRAAAFGYFGHMWELYAFWAFVPVILFAYNSNPGSEIDIPITSFWIIAGGGLACVLSGLLSSRTGTKRTAATALFLSGLCCLISPFIFNMNSEFILILFLMLWGMVVVADSPLISTLVARNADLESRGTALTIVNSIGFAITIISIQLLNALSSVISPAYLLLFLAPGPIVGLIALYRK; this is encoded by the coding sequence ATCGTATTCTCGCAATTCTGCTGCACATCTATGTGGTTTGCAGGGAATGCAGTAATGACAGACCTGGTTAGAAATTATGAACTCAGTTCTTCTGCCCTGGGTCATCTCACCTCGGCTGTTCAATTCGGATTTATCGCCGGTACACTTTTATTTGCCATCCTAAATATTGCCGACCGTAATTCACCTTCAAAAGTATTCTTTTACTGTGCTTTAACCGGAGCGATTTTAAACCTGGGAATACTAATACCCTCTGCAAATATCTTAAGCTTACTAAGCCTTAGATTCCTAACAGGCTTCTCATTAGCAGGAATTTATCCCATAGGCATGAAGATAGCCGCCGATCATTTTAAAGATGGTCTTGGCAGATCTCTCGGCTTTCTGGTTGGCGCCCTGGTGCTGGGTACAGCCTTTCCGCATTTGCTGAAATCCATAACCACTTCAGTCGAACTGGACTGGCGGCTTGTGATCGTATTCACCTCAATACTTTCAATCCTGGGTGGCACCCTTATTTTTACATCAATCCCGGACGGACCATACCGCAGGCTTCGAAAGACAACAGATCTTTTAACCGCAATTAAAGTATTTAGGCACAAGGATTTCAGAGCGGCTGCCTTCGGTTATTTTGGACATATGTGGGAACTCTATGCTTTCTGGGCTTTTGTACCAGTGATCCTGTTCGCTTATAATTCAAATCCTGGCAGTGAAATAGATATTCCTATCACCTCGTTCTGGATCATCGCCGGTGGCGGGCTAGCCTGTGTACTTTCAGGTTTGCTATCTTCACGAACCGGAACCAAACGAACCGCAGCTACAGCCCTTTTCCTTTCCGGCTTATGCTGTCTTATTTCCCCTTTTATTTTTAATATGAATTCTGAATTTATATTGATATTATTTCTGATGCTCTGGGGAATGGTCGTTGTTGCAGACTCTCCTTTAATCTCAACTCTGGTAGCCAGAAATGCCGATTTGGAATCCCGGGGTACTGCGCTTACGATCGTAAATTCCATAGGTTTTGCAATCACCATCATTAGTATTCAACTATTAAATGCACTGAGTTCGGTGATCTCCCCTGCTTACCTTTTACTCTTTCTTGCTCCGGGTCCAATAGTTGGCTTGATCGCTTTGTATAGAAAATGA
- a CDS encoding cupin domain-containing protein: protein MEKVNIEEKLTKFSDHWHPRIVGELNGQQVKLAKLKGEFIWHEHADEDELFLVVKGQLKIELRDKTIILNEGEFFIVPKGVEHKPVAEEEVHVMLFEPASTAHSGKERHELTKDKLDHI, encoded by the coding sequence ATGGAGAAAGTCAATATAGAAGAAAAACTGACTAAATTTTCAGATCACTGGCATCCCCGCATTGTAGGAGAGCTAAACGGCCAACAGGTTAAATTAGCCAAACTTAAAGGTGAATTCATCTGGCATGAGCACGCAGATGAAGATGAACTGTTTTTGGTAGTTAAGGGCCAGTTAAAAATTGAGCTTAGAGATAAGACCATCATTTTAAATGAAGGGGAATTTTTTATAGTCCCGAAAGGAGTAGAACATAAACCAGTGGCAGAGGAAGAAGTTCATGTAATGTTGTTTGAGCCTGCATCTACTGCTCATTCCGGAAAAGAAAGGCATGAGCTAACAAAAGATAAACTGGATCATATTTAA